From Candidatus Thorarchaeota archaeon:
TGGCAAAGAGCAAGGAGCACTGACATCATTTCACATGCTCTACAAGGTCTCAGCATCTTCCCACGATCGCTTCAAAGGCCCCCTTGAAAAAATCGCAGAACATGCGTTGAAAACTTTTGTCAAGAAAGGATGGTCTACAGAAAAAATAACTCCAATTTTGCATGAAACCCAAGGGAACCTTCCAGAGGTGGAGGACATGAGTACTGATGGATTTGTGCGCCTGGAGGAATTGCCTGAAGAAATGACGGTTTGGATGGATGTTCTAAGCAGAGAGGGGATTGACGGGAATGAGGTACTCATTGTCAGGAATGATGAACTCCAAGCTCGTGTTGGTATAGATATCCGAGAGCACAAGGAAATCAGAGCTCTAAGAACAGGTCATAAGATTGCTCTGAGTAAAGGAGAGTTCAAGATAGAGCAGACAAGTGGAGAGCTAAAAGGGAATCATGCTGTGGTATTCCTTATCACTCCAGGTGAAGGTGCCGAGGTATCCTTTGAAGGCGAATACGGTTTCCGCTACTTGGAAATAGCACAACCACAAACATAGGGCGTACTTATCCCTCTAGGCTGCCCAATAGACCTCAACTATCCAGTTGACGCTTTCACTTTGTCGTCAGGTATATTCGGCAGTTTAATTGCCAAGAAACTAATACCCCTGTCAGCTGGAGCTGAGAACCAGTGCGCTTCACCAGGATCCACAAGCACTACATCTCCAGCTCCAACGGAAAATTTGTTCTCGTCAACGCCCATTTCAGTTGCGTCAAGGAATACAAAAGCCTCTTGAAGGGACCGGTGTACGTGGGGTTCCGTACGAGCTCCAGCATCCAGATGAACCACAATGAAAGCAATATTATCTATCTCCTGTTTGAGCGTGATGTCAGCAACATAGGTAGCGGTATAGCCCACTCGTTTCTTAGGTTCAGCTTCATTTGCTCTGTAAATCTCCAACGGGTATCATCTCGTTTTTCGTAGAACATCCAATCCGTAAAAGAATAACGCTGATTAAACAGGAAGCATGAGTTTTAAACTTGGACACTAACGGTATGACACGGACACGGTGATATCTTTGAA
This genomic window contains:
- a CDS encoding cupin domain-containing protein; its protein translation is MEIYRANEAEPKKRVGYTATYVADITLKQEIDNIAFIVVHLDAGARTEPHVHRSLQEAFVFLDATEMGVDENKFSVGAGDVVLVDPGEAHWFSAPADRGISFLAIKLPNIPDDKVKASTG